In one Silene latifolia isolate original U9 population chromosome 10, ASM4854445v1, whole genome shotgun sequence genomic region, the following are encoded:
- the LOC141606100 gene encoding putative glycerol-3-phosphate transporter 5, producing MSPAKPPPLMSLIPFLKNKGILFHNTIVLTITFLAYTSFHAARKPPSIVKSVLGPQIPTNESDPLHDSTHSQMGWAPFNGTEGTHRLGELDLAFLSSYAFGMFFSGHFADTTDLRIFLSSGMVLSGLFTVAFGFGFWFRIHSLLYYVVVQVFCGLCQSTGWPSVVAVVGNWFGNSSKKGLIMGIWNSHTSVGNILGSIIASSMIKYGWGWSFFWPGLFVFLIGLMVYFFLVVSPELAGLCLETEIEMNGNVEEVVSDDVPGKIEELSLLDPDAPDSLGVSQGVGSKDEGHSNAIGFIAAWRLPGVAAFAICLFFSKLVAYTFLYWLPFYLRHTAVAGVYLSHESAGMLSTIFDVGGVLGGVMAGLISDKLGARAITSVSFLLLSIPALVLYRVFGSRSMLSNIGLMFLTGSLVNGPYALITTAVSADLGTQSAIKGNSRALATVTAIIDGTGSIGAAIGPVLVGYISTRGWNTVFGMLIASVFTAALSLIPAVISEVQNLKSGIPISGTA from the exons ATGTCACCGGCGAAACCACCCCCGTTAATGTCACTAATCCCATTCCTTAAAAACAAAGGCATCTTATTCCACAATACCATCGTCTTAACCATTACATTTCTCGCTTACACCTCATTCCATGCCGCCCGTAAACCCCCTAGCATCGTTAAATCCGTGCTAGGACCTCAAATTCCCACAAATGAATCCGACCCACTTCATGATTCGACCCATTCTCAAATGGGTTGGGCCCCATTTAACGGAACTGAAGGTACTCATAGGTTGGGTGAGCTTGATCTTGCCTTTTTATCTTCTTACGCTTTTGGTATGTTCTTTTCTGGTCATTTTGCTGACACTACTGATCTTAGGATATTTCTGTCTTCTGGTATGGTTTTGTCTGGTTTATTTACTGTCGCTTTCGGGTTCGGGTTTTGGTTTAGGATTCATAGTTTGCTGTATTATGTAGTTGTTCAGGTTTTTTGTGGGTTGTGTCAGTCCACTGGGTGGCCTTCTGTGGTTGCTGTTGTTGGTAATTGGTTCGGGAATTCGTCGAAGAAAGGATTGATTATGGGAATTTGGAATTCTCACACTTCTGTTGGCAACATTCTTGGTTCAATTATCGCTTCGTCGATGATTAAATATGGATGGGGCTGGTCCTTCTTTTGGCCTGGTTTATTTGTGTTTTTGATTGGTCTTATGGTGTATTTCTTCCTTGTTGTTAGTCCTGAACTTGCCGGGTTATGTCTCGAAACTGAGATTGAAATGAATGGTAATGTGGAAGAAGTTGTATCTGATGATGTCCCTGGTAAAATTGAAGAATTGAGTTTGCTTGATCCGGATGCACCCGATTCTTTGGGGGTTTCTCAGGGAGTTGGATCAAAGGATGAGGGTCACAGTAATGCAATTGGGTTTATAGCAGCATGGAGATTGCCTGGAGTTGCGGCTTTTGCAATCTGTCTTTTCTTCTCTAAGCTTGTGGCTTACACCTTCCTCTACTGGTTGCCATTTTATTTACGGCACACAG CTGTTGCTGGTGTATATTTGTCTCATGAATCTGCTGGGATGCTGTCAACGATATTTGATGTTGGTGGGGTTCTTGGAGGGGTGATGGCAGGTCTGATTTCTGACAAGCTTGGAGCCCGGGCTATTACTTCAGTTTCGTTTCTGCTGTTATCAATCCCAGCCCTAGTCCTATACCGTGTTTTTGGGAGTAGGTCAATGTTGTCTAATATTGGATTGATGTTCCTCACTGGTTCACTTGTGAATGGGCCTTATGCTCTGATAACCACAGCAGTGTCTGCTGATCTAGGCACACAGAGTGCGATTAAGGGAAATTCACGAGCATTGGCCACAGTGACAGCAATAATAGATGGTACAGGCTCTATTGGGGCAGCTATCGGTCCTGTGCTGGTCGGATATATTTCAACACGTGGTTGGAACACAGTTTTTGGAATGCTTATTGCTTCCGTCTTCACAGCAGCTCTGTCCTTGATTCCTGCTGTCATCTCTGAGGTGCAGAACTTAAAATCTGGAATTCCGATCAGTGGAACAGCTTAA
- the LOC141606104 gene encoding uncharacterized protein LOC141606104: MGKGKKIRMKTIVINNNNGRRQSSSKQQSLFIEGGILAGFDSPITPPILPGKRINPRSRNSGNGSNSNSNSNSKRVSAKNNFRYEYPSVHSRDILQSEVSAVEENADKSLSESQPVILLGARDSKIVAYEDHTPSMGAAEVKYSYEYSSGFVLGGSSHTGLGFSDDKDVNADISEFSSGVMEEDEQFHPGLGFTAQVGASAGGVVFSSTYIQDKEEPCYDSANDIKQEDGEDGFMDEDVPDLHQEVPNKTPSTRKNSSFVSFGGMKLYTQDISDDESDDGEEENAEDDSDDDDNESSSESSESDDSDDSLDFDSDIDQDIMDDYLDGIGGKSQILKSKWLALQNLDGQQLCDDSDDDSSGDRYGDTLQKLSGVALEEASRGYGSQKQKSKKKPSVKSSESKGPSVDWSASLDDLMVMKDPRWFSSKNKHAGGFPQSWPSKGRKNKNYGRYPGEKKKERKDMIAVKRRERMLRRGVDLEQVNKKLKQMVLNNMDILSFHPMHSRDCSQVQRIAAIYRLKSSSEGSGKKRFVTVSRTQHTSIPSKSDEIRLEKLIGASKDDADFTVLDTPQRGGSRSAQTKPSKNSASRQGSSSRNEKRSSGKKPEAYASQPVSFVSSGVMESGCDKVDAIESKDDFNQDFVALDNSPSTFGSFEVHTTGFGSKMMAKMGYVEGGGLGRDGKGMSLPIEAIQRPKSLGLGMTFDESSSEPVKVAKHEPVKTPKRSGGSGGGGGRGRGGSARRATTGLGAFGGGGSGSGGGGGGGSARRPTPGVGAFEKHTKGFGSKMMTKMGFVEGTGLGRSSQGIVTPLSAVRRPRARGLGAEDKRA, encoded by the exons ATGGGTAAAGGAAAGAAGATACGAATGAAGACAATCGTTATAAACAATAATAACGGAAGAAGACAATCATCATCTAAACAACAATCTTTATTCATTGAAGGTGGTATTTTGGCTGGTTTTGATTCTCCAATTACTCCTCCTATTCTCCCag GTAAAAGGATTAATCCACGATCTAGGAATTCAGGAAATGGGTCcaattcaaattcaaattcaaattctAAGAGGGTTTCTGCAAAAAACAATTTTCGATATGAATACCCTTCTGTTCATTCACGG GATATTCTGCAATCAGAGGTTTCTGCCGTGGAAGAGAATGCAGATAAAAGTTTGTCTGAATCACAACCAGTTATCTTATTAGGCGCCAGGGATAGCAAAATTGTAGCTTATGAAGACCATACACCTTCAATGGGTGCGGCTGAGGTGAAATACAGTTATGAATACAGTTCTGGATTTGTTTTGGGTGGAAGCTCTCACACTGGATTAGGATTTTCTGATGACAAAGATGTGAACGCGGACATCAGTGAGTTCTCGTCAGGAGTAATGGAAGAAGACGAACAATTTCACCCGGGATTGGGGTTTACAGCGCAGGTAGGAGCTTCAGCTGGCGGAGTAGTCTTTTCATCAACATATATACAAGACAAAGAGGAGCCATGCTATGACTCTGCCAATGACATCAAACAAGAGGATGGTGAAGATGGATTTATGGATGAGGATGTTCCTGATTTACATCAAGAGGTTCCAAATAAAACCCCGTCCACTAGGAAAAATTCTTCATTTGTGTCTTTTGGAGGCATGAAATTATACACCCAAGATATTTCTGATGatgaaagtgatgatggtgaGGAGGAGAATGCAGAGGATGACTCTGATGATGATGACAACGAGAGCTCGTCTGAATCTTCTGAGAGTGATGATTCTGATGACAGCTTAGACTTTGACTCTGATATTGACCAAGACATCATGGACGACTACTTGGATGGAATAGGAGGAAAAAGTCAAATTTTGAAATCCAAGTGGTTGGCGTTGCAGAACCTTGATGGCCAACAGTTAtgtgatgatagtgatgatgacTCCAGCGGTGATCGTTATGGAGATACTCTACAGAAGTTGAGTGGTGTTGCTCTTGAAGAAGCATCTAGGGGATATGGTAGTCAAAAACAGAAGTCTAAAAAGAAGCCTTCCGTTAAGTCTAGTGAATCTAAAGGGCCTTCCGTTGATTGGTCTGCTTCTTTGGATGATCTGATGGTCATGAAAGATCCAAGATGGTTTTCATCAAAAAATAAGCATGCTGGCGGGTTTCCTCAGTCTTGGCCGTCTAAGGgtagaaaaaataaaaattatgggAGATATCCAG gtgaaaagaagaaagaaagaaaagacaTGATTGCTGTAAAGCGTAGGGAGAGGATGCTGCGTCGTGGTGTTGATCTTGAGCAAGTAAACAAG AAGCTGAAGCAGATGGTCTTAAACAATATGGATATACTATCCTTCCACCCCATGCATTCTCGGGATTGTTCCCAG GTGCAACGAATTGCAGCTATTTATCGGTTAAAGAGTAGCTCCGAAGGTTCTGGCAAGAAAAG GTTTGTTACTGTTAGTCGAACACAGCACACGTCTATTCCATCAAAAAGTGATGAAATTCGTTTGGAAAAG TTGATTGGAGCTAGCAAGGATGATGCTGACTTCACAGTACTAGATACTCCTCAAAGGGGTGGAAGCAGGTCTGCGCAGACTAAACCATCCAAGAATTCGGCTAGCCGCCAAGGTAGTTCGAGCAGAAACGAGAAGCGAAGCAGTGGGAAAAAGCCAGAAGCATATGCTAGTCAACCTGTGTCTTTTGTCTCCAGTGGCGTAATGGAATCAGGGTGTGACAAAGTCGATGCCATTGAATCAAAAGATGATTTTAATCAGGATTTCGTAGCATTGGACAACTCCCCGTCAACATTTGGGTCCTTTGAAGTGCACACCACAGGTTTTGGTTCAAAGATGATGGCTAAGATGGGATACGTGGAAGGCGGAGGTTTGGGAAGAGATGGCAAGGGAATGTCACTTCCGATTGAGGCGATTCAACGGCCTAAATCTCTTGGACTCGGCATGACATTTGATGAAAGCAGCAGTGAACCAGTCAAAGTAGCCAAACATGAGCCTGTCAAAACACCCAAAAGAAGTGGTGgcagcggtggtggtggtggtcgtggtcgTGGTGGAAGTGCTAGAAGGGCAACTACTGGTTTGGGGGCTTTTGGTGGCGGAGGCAGTGGcagcggcggtggtggtggtggtggaagtGCTAGAAGGCCAACTCCTGGCGTGGGGGCATTTGAGAAGCATACCAAAGGATTTGGATCAAAGATGATGACAAAGATGGGCTTTGTTGAAGGAACAGGTTTGGGTCGATCTTCTCAAGGAATAGTTACACCATTGTCTGCGGTAAGGCGCCCAAGGGCCAGAGGTTTAGGTGCCGAGGATAAGAGGGCATAA
- the LOC141606101 gene encoding putative protein phosphatase 2C 27 has product MCVQDSDSGDEDLQKSLNLAENNNNNDDNDDDMINSQSSPSEAHFLNTHMENSASSALESICENTTVAPDANINSGFQPILRSGEWSDIGGRNYMEDTHVCIADLAQNYGHKQDNEEAVSFYGVFDGHGGHAAAQFVRDHLPKVIFEDAEFPSELEKVVTRSFMEIDAALAQSWSVGSSQSSGTTAITAMIFGRSLLVANAGDSRAVLSRRGLALEMSKDHRPFCRNERTRVEALGAYVEDGYLNGQLAVTRALGDWHLDGMKQKDGNDGPLSAEPELKLITLSKEDEFLIIGCDGIWDVFSNQNAVDFARRRLQKHNDIKLCCKEMVEEAIKRGAMDNLTVVMISFHLDPPPPIVPQKMRVRRSISAEGLQNLKILLEE; this is encoded by the exons ATGTGTGTTCAAGACTCTGATTCAGGTGATGAAGATTTGCAGAAAAGCTTAAATCTTgctgaaaataacaataataatgatgataatgatgatgatatgatCAACAGTCAATCTTCTCCTTCTGAAGCTCATTTCTTGAATACCCACATGGAGAATTCAGCTTCATCTGCT TTAGAAAGCATTTGTGAAAACACAACAGTTGCACCGGATGCAAATATAAATTCAGGCTTCCAGCCAATTCTCCGATCAGGCGAGTGGTCTGACATTGGGGGACGTAATTACATGGAGGATACCCATGTATGCATAGCTGACTTAGCACAAAATTATGGCCATAAACAAGACAATGAAGAAGCCGTCTCTTTTTACGGG GTATTTGATGGTCATGGTGGACATGCTGCTGCACAATTCGTTCGTGACCACCTTCCAAAAGTCATATTTGAAGATGCCGAATTTCCATCAGAGCTGGAGAAAGTTGTCACAAGGTCATTTATGGAGATTGATGCTGCACTGGCACAATCATGGTCTGTGGGCTCTTCTCAGTCTTCTGGAACCACTGCAATCACTGCTATGATCTTTGGCAG ATCTTTACTTGTAGCAAATGCTGGAGACAGCCGAGCTGTGCTTTCTAGACGTGGATTGGCTTTGGAGATGTCTAAAGACCACAGGCCTTTCTGTAGAAACGAAAGGACAAGGGTAGAAGCCTTGGGAGCGTATGTGGAAGATGGGTACCTAAACGGGCAGCTGGCAGTAACAAGGGCTCTTGGAGACTGGCATCTAGATGGAATGAAGCAGAAGGATGGAAATGACGGGCCTTTAAGTGCAGAGCCTGAACTAAAACTGATAACGTTAAGCAAAGAAGACGAGTTTTTAATAATCGGATGTGATGGAATTTGGGATGTGTTTAGTAACCAAAATGCTGTGGATTTTGCCCGGAGGCGACTTCAGAAGCATAATGACATCAAGTTATGTTGCaaggagatggtggaggaagCAATAAAGAGAGGGGCAATGGATAATTTGACGGTGGTTATGATAAGCTTTCACTTGGATCCACCACCCCCGATTGTGCCACAAAAGATGAGAGTCAGGCGAAGCATTTCCGCAGAAGGACTTCAAAATCTCAAGATTCTTTTGGAAGAATAA